In Nocardia higoensis, the following proteins share a genomic window:
- a CDS encoding GAD-like domain-containing protein, translating to MNFSVDEITNKWGRPTTFRSAPADRFEKYAGVVPNLLLSVWQELGFSGFYDGLYWICDPAEWQSVVDEWTSELDLQFGRDEWSAVTRSAFGTMDLWGRRTGMSLTIVPYYGMILPVDNTGRMINDFERDLQILAAFTSTSHETLDPDGDDDRPLFRRVFNRLGPVDFDSMYGFVPVPALGGEMLPERVEILDAEVHMHLLSQVTPRTLLVNNPYR from the coding sequence ATGAATTTTTCTGTCGATGAAATCACGAACAAATGGGGTAGGCCGACTACCTTCCGGTCGGCGCCGGCTGATCGGTTCGAAAAATATGCGGGCGTCGTTCCGAATCTACTGCTCAGCGTATGGCAGGAATTGGGGTTCTCCGGATTTTATGATGGTTTGTATTGGATATGTGATCCTGCCGAATGGCAGTCCGTAGTTGATGAGTGGACGTCGGAACTGGATCTTCAGTTCGGGCGCGATGAGTGGAGTGCTGTAACCAGATCAGCTTTCGGTACGATGGATCTCTGGGGTCGGCGAACAGGTATGAGCCTGACCATAGTGCCGTACTATGGCATGATCCTTCCTGTAGACAATACAGGAAGAATGATCAACGACTTCGAACGGGATCTTCAAATTCTGGCAGCGTTCACCTCGACCTCTCACGAGACGTTGGATCCTGACGGTGATGATGACCGTCCCCTCTTTAGGCGAGTCTTCAATAGGTTAGGCCCGGTAGATTTCGACAGTATGTATGGATTTGTTCCGGTACCGGCTCTCGGTGGCGAGATGCTGCCGGAGCGAGTGGAGATTTTGGATGCGGAGGTCCATATGCATCTATTGAGCCAAGTCACACCGCGAACGCTTTTGGTCAACAATCCGTATCGTTAG
- a CDS encoding helix-turn-helix domain-containing protein has translation MSVPARGEPLELTESERRTLQGWLRRRNIGAAAVLRARIVLECAAGGSNTEVGRRVGVSRETVRKWRVRFARDRIAGLADEPRPGAPRTITDEQVDKLIVATLETAPPHGDTHWSSRSISDATGMSQSTVSRIWRAFGLKPHVVQTSKLSTDPSQN, from the coding sequence GTGTCGGTGCCGGCGAGGGGGGAACCTTTGGAGTTGACCGAGTCCGAGCGTCGGACCCTGCAGGGGTGGTTGCGGCGCCGGAATATCGGTGCGGCGGCGGTGTTGCGGGCGCGGATCGTGCTCGAGTGCGCTGCGGGTGGTTCCAACACCGAGGTCGGCCGGCGTGTGGGGGTGTCACGGGAAACGGTGCGTAAGTGGAGGGTTCGGTTCGCCCGTGACCGGATCGCGGGGTTGGCCGATGAACCCCGTCCGGGTGCGCCACGCACGATCACCGACGAGCAGGTCGACAAACTGATCGTGGCGACGTTGGAAACGGCACCGCCGCATGGTGATACGCACTGGTCGAGCCGTTCGATTTCAGATGCGACGGGCATGAGCCAGTCCACGGTCTCGCGGATCTGGCGGGCATTCGGACTCAAACCTCATGTGGTGCAGACTTCGAAACTGTCGACCGATCCGTCCCAGAACTAA
- a CDS encoding toxin-antitoxin system YwqK family antitoxin — protein sequence MGVAGELIETIDGLPVVEYIAALAKQRAIVIGAESKSVGPVYAAAIDLRYGRITEGVNGSKRSLLETHTLHPLLRQNYVDIAVWQHLVKGEHGIGIKTYDGKVHADHPLRHAEVKAINELLWAREVVRRPGDPALKWADLEEFRFILVGCVKGRATISWIRLRHVRTAMQSCEVSPAIQVVTGMTRSTLGTTGRDPSESWKGEVMLRVNVDDLVEGEYGEGVDYRYGGEPFTGEMIEIASNGRLIKSEMYKDGVPHGPSREWYPNGVLREAGESRKGDPIGEWREWHPNGRLAALRLFSEFGNPLGHKLWDEDGYLTYESPPRQ from the coding sequence GTGGGGGTGGCGGGCGAATTGATCGAAACTATCGATGGACTTCCGGTAGTCGAATACATCGCGGCCCTTGCGAAACAGCGGGCCATTGTTATCGGAGCGGAATCCAAGAGTGTCGGGCCGGTTTATGCCGCTGCGATAGATCTGCGGTACGGCCGAATCACCGAAGGTGTCAACGGAAGTAAAAGATCGCTCCTGGAAACTCATACGCTGCATCCGCTTCTGCGGCAGAATTATGTCGATATAGCCGTCTGGCAACATCTTGTGAAGGGCGAACATGGTATTGGAATCAAGACGTACGACGGAAAGGTGCATGCGGACCATCCGCTGCGTCATGCCGAAGTGAAGGCGATCAACGAATTATTGTGGGCGCGCGAAGTGGTACGTAGGCCAGGTGACCCGGCCCTGAAGTGGGCTGACCTCGAAGAGTTCCGCTTCATCCTCGTTGGCTGCGTGAAGGGAAGGGCTACGATAAGCTGGATCCGGCTCCGGCATGTGCGAACTGCAATGCAATCCTGCGAGGTATCCCCAGCTATTCAGGTCGTTACAGGTATGACCCGATCGACTCTCGGTACGACAGGGCGAGACCCTTCGGAATCGTGGAAAGGTGAAGTGATGTTACGTGTCAATGTTGATGATCTGGTCGAGGGTGAATATGGCGAGGGAGTCGACTACCGTTATGGCGGGGAGCCTTTTACCGGCGAGATGATCGAAATAGCGTCGAACGGTCGTCTCATCAAGAGTGAAATGTACAAAGACGGGGTGCCGCACGGCCCGTCACGTGAATGGTACCCCAATGGCGTCCTGCGTGAGGCGGGGGAATCCAGGAAGGGGGACCCTATCGGTGAGTGGCGGGAATGGCATCCCAACGGAAGGTTGGCCGCGCTGCGTCTTTTCTCCGAATTCGGAAACCCGCTCGGCCATAAACTATGGGACGAGGATGGGTATCTCACCTATGAATCTCCACCTCGTCAGTAG
- a CDS encoding DUF6328 family protein has translation MTDPRQPISGPARASVDDTRACDAAGRAGDALHDDEDDRLWDLRVRGESRTEQLDRNFATLLQELRVVQTGVQVLTGILLTLPFQSRFPELSPAMRVDYLLVAAASIAATVFLTAPVAAHRMLFRRHRLEHIVRSAHRCAVIGILFLGFALTGVAVLIFDFVAGPVAATIAGVTAALLFVLLWFAFPYHQRTQDADPEEQGPLRDPRAHRFFREP, from the coding sequence ATGACCGATCCACGCCAGCCGATATCCGGACCAGCGAGGGCGTCGGTCGATGACACGCGGGCGTGCGACGCGGCAGGGCGAGCCGGTGACGCCCTCCACGACGACGAGGACGACAGGCTGTGGGATCTGCGGGTGCGCGGTGAGAGCCGGACCGAACAGTTGGACCGCAATTTCGCGACCCTGCTCCAGGAATTGCGTGTGGTGCAGACCGGCGTACAGGTGCTGACCGGCATCCTGCTCACGCTGCCCTTCCAGAGCCGGTTCCCGGAACTGTCCCCCGCGATGCGCGTCGACTATCTCCTGGTCGCCGCCGCATCCATCGCCGCCACGGTGTTCCTGACCGCACCGGTCGCCGCCCACCGCATGCTCTTCCGCCGCCACCGCCTCGAACACATCGTCCGCAGCGCCCATCGCTGCGCGGTCATCGGAATCCTGTTCCTCGGCTTCGCGCTCACCGGAGTCGCGGTCCTGATCTTCGACTTCGTCGCGGGACCCGTCGCGGCGACGATCGCGGGCGTCACCGCGGCACTGCTGTTCGTCCTGCTCTGGTTCGCGTTCCCCTATCACCAGCGCACCCAGGACGCGGACCCCGAGGAGCAAGGCCCGCTGCGGGATCCGCGTGCGCACCGATTCTTCCGTGAGCCTTGA
- a CDS encoding SRPBCC domain-containing protein: MTTVQNQLSEISFTVSGRIARPCAEVYEAVADPEQLSKYFTTGGARGRLEPGTEVTWDFHDFPGAFPVRVIEADKPRRIVIEWDGQATANGRGTTTTTFEFEPLDGDTRTLVTITESSWQPTPDGAKNAFGNCQGWTGMLAALKVWVEHGINLRDGFYA; encoded by the coding sequence ATGACAACCGTGCAGAACCAACTCTCCGAGATCAGCTTCACCGTTTCCGGTCGCATCGCCCGTCCCTGCGCCGAGGTCTACGAGGCCGTCGCCGACCCCGAGCAGCTCTCGAAGTACTTCACGACCGGTGGCGCTCGTGGGCGTCTCGAGCCGGGCACCGAGGTCACCTGGGACTTCCACGACTTTCCCGGCGCGTTCCCGGTCCGGGTGATCGAGGCCGACAAGCCGCGCCGCATCGTCATCGAATGGGATGGGCAGGCCACCGCGAACGGTCGCGGCACCACCACGACGACCTTCGAATTCGAGCCCCTCGACGGCGACACCCGCACCCTGGTGACCATCACCGAATCGTCCTGGCAGCCCACACCGGACGGCGCGAAGAACGCTTTCGGCAACTGCCAGGGCTGGACCGGCATGCTGGCCGCGCTCAAGGTGTGGGTGGAGCACGGCATCAATCTGCGAGACGGCTTCTACGCGTAG
- a CDS encoding metalloregulator ArsR/SmtB family transcription factor, translating into MFKALASATRRRMLDALKTGSLTTGELCAQLPELDRTTVLQHLRVLEQAELVIGRKVGRERHLALAPLPIKRIYDRWIGEYARAAVELLDELDSGT; encoded by the coding sequence GTGTTCAAGGCGCTCGCGTCCGCGACACGGCGTCGCATGCTGGACGCGCTCAAGACCGGTTCGCTGACCACCGGCGAACTGTGCGCGCAACTGCCCGAACTCGACCGGACGACGGTGCTCCAGCACCTCCGGGTGCTGGAGCAGGCCGAACTGGTCATCGGGCGCAAGGTCGGGCGCGAGCGACATCTAGCGCTGGCGCCCCTGCCGATCAAGCGGATCTACGACCGCTGGATCGGCGAATACGCGCGTGCCGCTGTCGAGTTGCTCGATGAACTCGACAGCGGCACGTGA
- a CDS encoding DUF4235 domain-containing protein: MKTLYKPLGIVLGVLGGIAANAVFTRVWRGVSGHDEAPRATAADYTWREVLIAAALQGAIFGLIKAAVDRAGAAGYEQLTGTWPDK; the protein is encoded by the coding sequence ATGAAGACCCTGTACAAGCCGCTCGGCATCGTCCTGGGTGTTCTCGGCGGGATCGCGGCCAACGCGGTGTTCACCCGGGTGTGGCGCGGAGTGAGTGGGCACGACGAGGCTCCCCGCGCGACCGCGGCCGATTACACCTGGAGAGAAGTGCTCATCGCCGCCGCCCTGCAAGGAGCGATCTTCGGCCTGATCAAGGCGGCGGTCGATCGTGCGGGAGCAGCCGGTTACGAGCAACTGACCGGGACCTGGCCCGACAAATAG
- a CDS encoding DUF3618 domain-containing protein: MTEDRSEFPATPEEIRVDRDLAREELEQTVSELTDKLDLPARAETKIHDTTQAAKQRTAEAGQHALDTAARTRAKAGDLLANATPSISEPVEDIVKQATESIRRNRVPVALIGAVSAAVLTWAILRRRRA; encoded by the coding sequence ATGACCGAAGACCGCTCCGAATTCCCCGCGACACCGGAGGAGATCCGCGTGGACCGTGACCTGGCCCGAGAAGAACTCGAACAGACCGTCTCGGAACTGACCGACAAGCTCGACCTTCCGGCCCGCGCCGAGACCAAGATCCACGACACCACGCAAGCGGCCAAGCAGCGCACGGCCGAGGCCGGACAACACGCGCTCGACACGGCGGCTCGCACCCGAGCCAAGGCAGGCGACCTGCTCGCGAACGCCACCCCGTCGATATCGGAGCCGGTGGAGGACATCGTCAAGCAGGCCACGGAATCGATCCGCAGGAACCGCGTGCCCGTCGCGCTGATCGGTGCCGTGTCCGCGGCGGTTCTGACCTGGGCGATTCTGCGACGGAGGCGCGCATGA
- a CDS encoding phage holin family protein gives MSELVEDATAQVSRLVRDEMRLARAEIAEKAGGIAKGTGVAGAGAVLALYGGVALTAAAVFALALVLPEWVSALIVGVALLTVGGVLALIGKKTVMRAAPPLPTEAQEGVREDVAAIREGSRR, from the coding sequence ATGTCGGAGTTGGTCGAGGACGCGACCGCGCAGGTGTCGCGGCTCGTCCGGGACGAGATGCGGCTGGCTCGAGCGGAGATCGCCGAGAAGGCGGGCGGAATCGCCAAGGGCACCGGTGTGGCCGGGGCGGGCGCGGTCCTGGCGCTCTACGGCGGCGTGGCGCTGACCGCGGCCGCGGTGTTCGCCTTGGCACTGGTCCTGCCCGAGTGGGTCTCGGCGCTGATCGTGGGCGTCGCGCTGCTGACGGTCGGCGGCGTTCTGGCACTGATCGGCAAGAAGACCGTGATGCGCGCGGCCCCGCCGCTGCCGACCGAAGCCCAGGAAGGCGTCCGGGAGGACGTGGCCGCCATACGAGAAGGAAGCCGACGATGA
- a CDS encoding GMC oxidoreductase, which produces MYDIVVVGSGFGGAIVAARLAQAGARVLVIERGPWWGSGDDEERLPFPRGRTSHRFLRNLRLSGRSRTVDVRVDRRGLFEVHRFDHLWTVGASGVGGGSLVYGDCQASPPPSYWDAFPPEITAAEMAEYIALSASVMRPAELPDWQRRGSDLGAAIGPLGGWKTEPVELAISFGADPDVPASFINSAGAPQTTCRLCNQCVAGCPHRAKNSLDLTYLQSAKRSGAVIEDLSDVSHVGAVTGGYRVRWLDHRTRRTRTADARRLVLAAGALNTTRLLFRSRAAGLLTALPPALGNNFNTNGDQATLLWRVASGPVTRGAIFNALAQGESDGDTSLFVGEASAPTSGRGRLGRELARSRFLFAMGASSLDGTLTFDGRGLGCTISRTADRQFYDHVDDVSSRLAKSYRPRRAMANFPFGSRAAGLWTVHMLGGAPMARRAEDAVVDHSGQVLGHPGLYIADGSVLPAAPGVPPSRTISALAERIAALAVEEQNR; this is translated from the coding sequence GTGTATGACATCGTGGTTGTAGGTTCCGGATTCGGCGGTGCGATCGTCGCCGCGCGGCTGGCTCAGGCAGGGGCCCGCGTGCTCGTCATCGAACGAGGGCCGTGGTGGGGCTCCGGTGACGACGAAGAACGGCTTCCCTTCCCGCGGGGACGAACCTCCCACCGATTCCTCCGCAACCTGCGGCTGAGTGGCCGATCGAGAACCGTGGACGTGCGGGTCGACCGGCGTGGCCTGTTCGAGGTGCATCGCTTCGATCACCTGTGGACGGTCGGCGCCAGCGGCGTAGGTGGCGGCTCCCTGGTCTACGGGGACTGCCAGGCTTCTCCGCCACCCTCCTACTGGGATGCCTTCCCTCCCGAGATCACCGCCGCCGAGATGGCCGAGTACATCGCCTTGTCGGCGAGCGTCATGCGCCCGGCCGAACTGCCGGACTGGCAGCGACGCGGCAGCGATCTCGGTGCCGCGATCGGTCCGCTGGGCGGCTGGAAGACCGAACCCGTCGAACTCGCGATCAGTTTCGGTGCCGATCCCGACGTACCGGCGTCCTTCATCAACTCGGCGGGAGCACCCCAGACCACATGCCGACTGTGCAATCAGTGCGTGGCGGGCTGTCCGCACCGGGCGAAGAACTCGCTGGATCTGACGTATCTGCAATCGGCGAAGCGCAGCGGCGCGGTCATCGAGGATCTCAGCGATGTCAGCCATGTCGGAGCCGTCACCGGGGGATATCGCGTTCGCTGGCTCGATCACCGCACCCGGCGAACACGCACCGCAGATGCGCGCCGGCTGGTGCTGGCGGCCGGAGCACTCAACACGACCCGACTGCTGTTCCGATCCCGCGCCGCGGGCTTGCTCACCGCCCTGCCACCGGCCCTGGGGAACAACTTCAACACCAACGGCGACCAGGCCACCTTGCTCTGGCGTGTCGCAAGCGGACCGGTCACACGCGGTGCCATCTTCAACGCCCTGGCCCAGGGCGAAAGCGACGGAGACACATCCTTGTTCGTGGGCGAGGCATCGGCTCCTACCTCCGGGCGCGGCAGGCTCGGCCGGGAACTCGCCCGCTCCCGGTTCCTGTTCGCCATGGGGGCGAGCAGCCTCGACGGCACACTGACCTTCGACGGCCGCGGCCTCGGGTGCACGATCAGCCGCACCGCCGACAGGCAGTTCTACGACCATGTCGACGACGTGAGCAGCCGCCTCGCGAAGAGCTACCGCCCACGCCGGGCCATGGCGAACTTCCCCTTCGGAAGCCGAGCCGCCGGCCTGTGGACCGTGCACATGCTCGGCGGCGCTCCGATGGCGCGACGCGCCGAGGACGCGGTGGTCGACCACAGCGGGCAGGTGCTCGGGCACCCCGGGCTCTACATCGCGGACGGCTCGGTCCTCCCCGCAGCACCCGGCGTCCCACCCTCGCGAACGATCTCGGCACTCGCCGAGCGGATCGCCGCACTTGCCGTCGAGGAGCAGAACCGATGA
- a CDS encoding TetR/AcrR family transcriptional regulator, translating to MRGNQPDRTTDEQERRQGLMGARNPSRRPRLSARDWIDAALGALERDGVPAVAVEPLAAGLGVTKGSFYSHFRDRDELLRAALGAWRDDEAARVEQLADTALTARDALAAVVSDMFDNDAAGRLFAHVCAAGADATVAPYALEHALAKVETLTDLLRRGGTPEEGALRTAELTYTAYIGYWRIKSMFPPGDDTALPGYLGHLRSKLFPGDR from the coding sequence GTGCGGGGCAACCAGCCCGATAGGACCACCGACGAGCAGGAGAGGCGGCAAGGGCTGATGGGGGCGCGGAATCCGAGCAGGCGTCCTCGTCTTTCGGCGCGCGACTGGATCGACGCGGCGCTCGGCGCATTGGAACGCGACGGTGTGCCCGCGGTGGCGGTCGAGCCCTTGGCCGCCGGGCTCGGCGTGACCAAAGGGAGTTTCTACTCGCATTTCCGGGACCGCGACGAACTTCTTCGCGCCGCGCTCGGCGCGTGGCGTGACGACGAAGCGGCACGCGTGGAGCAACTCGCCGACACGGCGCTGACCGCGCGCGACGCGCTGGCCGCCGTCGTGAGCGACATGTTCGACAACGACGCGGCCGGGCGGCTGTTCGCGCACGTGTGCGCCGCCGGGGCCGACGCCACCGTCGCCCCCTACGCGCTCGAGCACGCGCTCGCCAAAGTGGAGACTCTGACCGACCTGCTGCGCAGAGGGGGGACCCCGGAGGAGGGAGCTCTGCGCACCGCCGAACTCACCTACACCGCGTACATCGGCTATTGGCGGATCAAGAGCATGTTTCCCCCTGGCGACGACACTGCGCTACCCGGCTACCTCGGTCATCTGCGATCGAAGTTGTTCCCCGGCGATCGGTGA
- a CDS encoding GMC oxidoreductase gives MTRSSSWDAIVVGSGFGGAVTAARLAERGLKVLILERGAWRDGAPDGAPTRARGAAHLVRGVRWSAGTRSASATIRSSGLYELHQFAHLTCVVASGVGGGSLVYTDMQVPPHDDYFRALPADITAAEMRPHFEAVRTMLSPKPVAHVPHRVRAFERALATAGLGAAHFPDLAATFEQPGSPVRSTMAHTYIPSALRHGATLRPMSEATAIDHRPTGWRVRYHDHIRHRSCVESAPRLILSAGTLGTMRLLFAARDRHKTLPMLSPALGRGFTPNADMVSIVHRTATRIDGDDGPPVAAYHTEAVDGREFLTGEVGIGLLTPSAAVTRLFPRTALLIGMGADRIAVETTYDGHNLHIDADRTDDPEIFDRIGEHARRIAGGYRAKRSLINAPFGATSRRLTSVHPLGGVRVADTPADGVVDHTGQVHRYPGLFVADGSILPGAPGVPPSMTIAALAERQSAFIANS, from the coding sequence ATGACCCGCTCGTCGTCCTGGGACGCCATCGTCGTCGGCTCGGGGTTCGGCGGCGCGGTCACCGCCGCCAGGCTGGCCGAGCGCGGCCTGAAGGTATTGATCCTCGAGCGCGGAGCCTGGCGAGATGGTGCCCCGGACGGCGCGCCCACGCGGGCGCGCGGCGCGGCCCACCTGGTGCGAGGCGTCCGGTGGTCCGCGGGCACGCGGAGCGCGTCGGCCACCATCCGTTCCAGCGGTCTCTACGAGCTGCACCAGTTCGCCCATCTCACCTGCGTCGTCGCCAGCGGAGTCGGCGGCGGATCGCTCGTCTACACCGACATGCAGGTACCGCCGCACGACGACTACTTCCGGGCACTGCCCGCCGACATCACCGCGGCCGAGATGCGACCACACTTCGAAGCGGTACGGACGATGCTGTCCCCGAAGCCGGTCGCGCACGTCCCGCACAGAGTCCGCGCTTTCGAGCGAGCACTGGCCACCGCCGGTCTGGGAGCCGCCCATTTCCCCGACCTCGCGGCGACCTTCGAGCAACCGGGATCACCGGTCCGGTCCACGATGGCCCACACCTACATCCCGTCGGCGTTACGTCACGGCGCGACACTGCGGCCCATGAGCGAAGCCACCGCGATCGACCACCGCCCGACGGGTTGGCGCGTCCGCTATCACGACCACATCCGCCACCGCAGCTGTGTCGAATCGGCACCACGGCTGATCCTTTCGGCAGGAACGCTGGGCACGATGCGACTGTTGTTCGCCGCCAGGGACCGGCACAAGACCTTGCCGATGCTGAGTCCGGCACTCGGGCGTGGATTCACTCCCAACGCGGACATGGTCAGCATCGTGCACCGAACCGCCACCAGGATCGACGGCGACGACGGCCCACCGGTCGCCGCCTACCACACCGAGGCGGTCGACGGACGAGAGTTCCTGACCGGCGAAGTCGGCATCGGCCTGCTCACGCCTTCCGCCGCGGTGACCAGGCTGTTCCCGCGCACCGCGCTGCTGATCGGCATGGGAGCCGACCGCATCGCCGTCGAGACCACCTATGACGGCCACAACCTCCACATCGACGCCGACCGCACCGATGATCCCGAAATCTTCGACCGGATCGGCGAACACGCCCGGCGGATCGCCGGAGGCTACCGGGCGAAGCGCTCGCTGATCAATGCCCCTTTCGGCGCGACCAGCAGGCGACTGACGTCGGTGCACCCACTCGGCGGCGTGCGCGTTGCCGACACACCGGCCGACGGCGTCGTCGATCACACCGGGCAGGTCCATCGCTATCCGGGGCTGTTCGTCGCCGACGGATCGATCCTGCCCGGCGCGCCGGGCGTCCCTCCGTCGATGACCATCGCCGCACTCGCCGAACGTCAGAGCGCGTTCATCGCGAACAGCTGA
- a CDS encoding carboxymuconolactone decarboxylase family protein — MTRTAPSSANPMAAPFRKRTYTLPQLSREVVQVARRGPDAGRAWRPERIDPLLREQVMFAVAMVNDCKFCAYVHNGAAIAAGADRDALAELVGLDPATTTDDRLIAVVWGQSRAAAALGPADARLEHELRQHYTPQQVRDLDTIVRVMTVMNVSGNTAEALIRRLRGQAVPGSRVLDEAIIGGGYIIGAAHMAAFLAVRRRVSPLRVLREVLAFDGAAGARAS; from the coding sequence ATGACCCGCACCGCACCATCGAGCGCGAACCCGATGGCGGCGCCGTTCCGCAAGCGCACCTACACCCTTCCGCAGCTCAGCCGCGAGGTGGTCCAGGTCGCACGCCGCGGGCCTGACGCAGGGCGCGCGTGGCGTCCCGAACGCATCGATCCGCTGCTGCGCGAGCAGGTGATGTTCGCCGTGGCCATGGTCAACGACTGCAAGTTCTGCGCCTACGTGCACAACGGGGCCGCCATCGCAGCGGGAGCCGATCGCGACGCGCTGGCCGAGCTGGTCGGCCTCGACCCGGCAACGACGACCGACGATCGCCTGATCGCCGTCGTCTGGGGTCAGAGTCGCGCTGCGGCCGCACTCGGTCCCGCCGACGCCCGGCTCGAGCACGAACTCCGGCAGCACTACACGCCCCAGCAGGTCCGGGACCTCGACACCATCGTGCGCGTCATGACGGTGATGAACGTCTCGGGCAACACTGCCGAGGCGCTGATCCGCCGGCTGCGGGGGCAGGCCGTGCCCGGCAGCCGCGTGCTCGACGAAGCGATCATCGGCGGCGGCTACATCATCGGCGCGGCCCACATGGCGGCCTTCCTGGCCGTACGCCGCCGGGTCTCGCCCCTGCGGGTCCTGCGCGAGGTCCTCGCCTTCGACGGCGCGGCCGGCGCACGAGCGTCATGA
- a CDS encoding TetR/AcrR family transcriptional regulator, whose product MSASAEEPSRRDVRRQETIEEIKSRARRQLAERGAGGLSLRAVARDMRMSSAAIYRYFANQSDLIGALCVDAYLALGDEFEAVRDRSVADDPSAQCWAIGQAARQWALRNSQDFALIFGTPIAGYHAAESVTGPAAGRAASIPLLAYAAAVDAGAADLDRCIVPDTVEPGELGVYLLTAHPSGTPIGMAADRLARMAAVGLNAWASILGFLTSEQFGNLPRLITNVDDLYDAHLRTVMRDMGFQPEVIEAHAR is encoded by the coding sequence ATGTCGGCATCGGCTGAGGAACCCTCGCGGCGCGATGTCAGGCGGCAGGAGACCATCGAGGAGATCAAATCCCGGGCCCGTCGGCAGTTGGCCGAACGCGGGGCCGGTGGGCTCTCGCTACGGGCGGTCGCCAGGGATATGCGGATGTCGTCGGCGGCGATCTATCGCTACTTCGCGAACCAATCGGACCTGATCGGCGCGCTGTGCGTCGACGCCTATCTGGCGCTGGGCGACGAATTCGAGGCCGTCCGCGACCGCAGCGTCGCCGACGATCCGAGCGCGCAGTGCTGGGCGATCGGCCAGGCCGCCAGGCAATGGGCGCTGCGCAACAGCCAGGACTTCGCGCTGATCTTCGGAACGCCCATCGCCGGGTATCACGCCGCCGAGTCGGTCACCGGCCCCGCCGCGGGGCGCGCCGCCTCGATCCCCCTGCTGGCGTACGCCGCCGCGGTCGACGCCGGTGCGGCCGACCTCGATCGGTGCATCGTTCCCGACACCGTCGAGCCCGGCGAACTGGGTGTCTATCTGCTGACGGCGCACCCCTCCGGAACGCCCATCGGCATGGCGGCGGACCGGCTCGCCCGGATGGCCGCTGTCGGACTCAACGCGTGGGCGTCGATCCTGGGATTCCTCACCTCCGAACAGTTCGGCAACCTGCCCCGCCTGATCACCAACGTCGACGACCTGTACGACGCTCATCTGCGAACGGTCATGCGCGACATGGGTTTTCAGCCAGAGGTCATCGAGGCCCACGCGCGCTAG
- the eutC gene encoding ethanolamine ammonia-lyase subunit EutC, with protein MSPDRSDPSGHSNPTVHSEPSGRFDPAGTGSDPWSGIRPLTQARIGLARTGYALSTAEVLDFQAAHAAARDAVHSPLPVEDIRSGLARLGLGPGHHVTSRAADRAEYLRRPDLGRVPSSLEGIERQGADVGILIADGLSATAVAEHAIPLVAALLRGNDGALTIAEPVIATQARVALGDHVGAALGVETMLTIIGERPGLSVANSLSVYLTYRPTPGRLDSERNCVSNIHPPEGQSYEAAASIAWNLIGGARALGASGVALKDNSPAAPQLP; from the coding sequence ATGAGCCCCGATCGCTCCGATCCGTCCGGCCACTCGAATCCGACCGTCCACTCGGAACCATCCGGCCGCTTCGATCCGGCAGGCACCGGATCCGACCCCTGGTCCGGCATCCGGCCGCTGACCCAGGCGCGAATCGGTCTCGCGCGCACCGGGTATGCCCTGTCCACCGCCGAAGTCCTCGACTTCCAGGCCGCACACGCCGCGGCGCGAGACGCCGTCCACTCGCCGCTGCCGGTCGAGGACATCCGGTCCGGGCTGGCACGCCTCGGGCTGGGACCGGGTCACCACGTCACCAGTCGCGCCGCCGACCGTGCCGAGTACCTGCGACGGCCCGACCTCGGCCGGGTGCCGTCCTCGCTGGAAGGCATCGAACGCCAGGGAGCGGATGTCGGGATCCTCATCGCGGACGGCCTGTCCGCGACCGCGGTGGCCGAGCACGCGATTCCGCTGGTGGCGGCACTGCTGCGGGGCAACGACGGCGCGCTCACCATCGCTGAGCCCGTGATCGCCACGCAGGCCAGGGTGGCCCTCGGTGACCACGTGGGCGCGGCGCTGGGCGTGGAGACGATGCTGACGATCATCGGCGAACGCCCCGGCCTGTCCGTCGCGAACAGTCTCAGCGTGTACCTGACCTATCGCCCCACCCCCGGCCGGCTGGACTCCGAGCGCAACTGCGTCTCCAACATCCATCCGCCGGAGGGGCAGAGCTACGAGGCCGCCGCCAGCATCGCGTGGAACCTGATCGGCGGAGCCAGAGCGCTCGGGGCATCGGGAGTCGCCTTGAAGGACAACTCCCCCGCAGCGCCGCAACTGCCCTAG